Proteins encoded in a region of the Triticum dicoccoides isolate Atlit2015 ecotype Zavitan chromosome 3A, WEW_v2.0, whole genome shotgun sequence genome:
- the LOC119269075 gene encoding protein TSS-like isoform X2: MKAFLERNKFGNFPYGYRANTWLVPPIAAQSPSTFPPLPAEDETWGGNGGGWGRDGKSDMLPWADEFMYLTSMPCKTAEEREIRDRRAFLLHSLFVDVAIFRSIAAIRHVMESTDVSTSIKTDEVLHSETVGNFSITVTRDSSDASCKLDTKIDGNRATGMDSKHLAERNLLKGITADENTAAHDVDSLGIVNIRYCGYVAVVKVNNYEKTIVTSFKPADITDQPEGGAHALNINSLRMLLNEANATGEKKLPTQSHRQEELTAAQTYAENVLKESLQNLEEEETDKQSFMRWELGACWVQHLQDLKKSDKDKKQGDGKEKKKTVDKDVKETKIEGLGKPLKALKHPKNAVDASGKGSSSGNKSLTDATSSGESQKVKPSSVEPLQGDCITSENEILLKDVLLDSAFTRLKDSETGLHQKSPSELIEMALKFSDEVALPKLVADFGSLELSPVDGRTLTDFMHTRGLQMRSLGRVVKLSEKLSHVQSLCVHEMIVRAFKHIVQSVIAATSDMRQLALTIAAVLNLLLGVPESEFSGSSPAVHPLVWRWLVAFLKKRYQYELTGQHYDDVRKYAILRGLCHKVGIELAPRDFVMDSAFPFCKQDIISLVPVHKQVACSSADGRQLLESSKTALDKGKLEDAVNYGTKALAKLIMVCGPYHRMTAGAYSLLAVVLYHTGDFNQATIYQQKALDINERELGLDHPDTMKSYGDLAVFYYRLQHTELALKYVKRALYLLHLTCGPSHPNTAATYINVAMMEEGLGNVHVALRYLHKALKCNQRLLGPDHIQTAASYHAIAIALSLMEAYSLSVQHEQTTLQILRAKLGPDDLRTQDAAAWLEYFESKVIEQQEAARNGTRKPDASIASKGHLSVSDLLDYINPNEENKGRDSESGKRRYSSIKVLSHSSENSNVASPDISPRDSAIAVKDEEKQIKEPLQDDSANIMDIPETEVKESPLPLKASPPSEQLVERSEVNISSPEEVFEGGILEQDDGWQPVQRPKSAAVLGKQIKHYSAAIRRYDPENHAPTDASQYKPRNSYSNNRYYFLKKRTVVPAAYTDPQQHMKVQTSSVRFGRKTYKATYRVKPGTASTEVQDTSRITEQMSGKEESQISYSHVHNRSADLKGSEPHGPWVESTGNAPSYKDVALARPGTIAKTQIQKPRDDVLQPSLGQIIAQEMKDSLVDAVQVDQRSVSSSTNNSKEVHIVPAEMQHSEKREESHREHEIDNTEKDSLPDKVTADNEKPSGIGPADSKTDTSLFSNKDQEPTSSDNFGAATEFSDLAVPTEAEKSGKTGIQFLEESLPTNSEPITVSEHTISMQGGVGGVESEKSKPDLLLSNIDIREISNKKLSAAAPPFNPSPPAILSPIAVSVGLPPPGAVPSGPWPMNISMHPGHSNMVPNGPLCTSPHHSYPPAPRSPNLLHPVPFIYPPYSQSQMVPSSTFPMNTTIFRPNHYGWQPYMSPAASEFVPGPAWSNNHPVAYTPSPNVADTISQSIADSHVLSDAAVVSIGPSLDSNMVAVKEEMEVPLEVDTGNLIRNNILGEEHDKELKDAVNAALNPHMPGDSIFDIGGTKLGGSMKNEDEGSFRIFVKGKSRRKQTLRIPISLLNKTYSARSFKLDFNRVVRESDIFRPSGVSSAEVVSSGD; this comes from the exons GTCACAAGAGATTCTTCAGATGCAAGCTGCAAGCTGGACACTAAGATAGATGGAAACCGAGCCACAGGAATGGACTCTAAGCATCTTGCAGAGAGAAACCTTTTGAAAGGAATAACTGCAGATGAAAACACTGCTGCACAT GATGTTGACAGTTTGGGCATCGTGAATATTAGATACTGTGGATACGTTGCTGTAGTAAAGGTTAACAATTACGAGAAAACTATTGTGACTTCTTTTAAGCCTGCTGATATCACGGATCAACCTGAAGGGGGTGCTCATGCATTGAACATTAACAG ttTGAGGATGCTCCTAAATGAAGCCAATGCAACTGGAGAAAAGAAGTTACCAACACAAAGTCATAGGCAGGAAGAACTAACTGCAGCACAAACTTATGCTGAGAACGTGTTGAAGGAAAGTCTTCAAAATCTTGAGGAAGAGGAGACTGATAAACAATCATTTATGAGATGGGAACTTGGTGCCTGTTGGGTTCAGCACCTGCAAGATCTGAAAAAATCTGACAAAGACAAAAAACAAGGTGATGGGAAGGAAAAGAAAAAAACGGTAGACAAAGATGTGAAAGAGACGAAGATTGAAGGGCTTGGGAAGCCTCTCAAAGCTCTTAAACATCCGAAGAATGCGGTTGATGCTTCTGGCAAGGGATCCTCATCAGGGAACAAAAGTTTGACTGATGCAACAAGCTCTGGGGAAAGCCAGAAAGTCAAGCCATCATCTGTTGAACCGCTTCAAGGAGACTGCATCACCTCCGAGAATGAAATCTTGCTGAAGGATGTATTACTGGATTCCGCCTTTACAAGGTTGAAAGATTCAGAAACAGGACTCCACCAGAAG TCACCATCTGAGTTGATTGAGATGGCTCTGAAGTTCTCTGATGAAGTTGCGCTTCCTAAGCTG GTTGCCGATTTTGGTTCTTTGGAACTTTCACCTGTTGATGGTAGGACATTGACAGATTTCATGCATACCAGGGGCCTGCAGATGCGCTCCCTAGGACGAGTT GTCAAACTTTCAGAGAAGCTCTCACACGTACAGTCCCTTTGTGTGCATGAAATGATAGTGAGAGCATTCAAGCATATTGTCCAATCTGTTATTGCAGCTACTTCAGACATGAGACAATTAGCATTAACAATAGCTGCAGTGCTGAACTTACTTCTTGGTGTTCCTGAATCTGAATTTTCTGGAAGTTCTCCTGCTGTGCATCCCCTGGTGTGGAGATGGCTTGTTGCCTTCTTGAAGAAGCGATACCAGTATGAGCTCACAGGGCAACATTATGATGATGTGAGGAAATACGCTATATTGAGAGGACTATGCCATAAG GTGGGCATTGAATTGGCACCGCGAGATTTTGTCATGGATTCTGCTTTCCCATTTTGCAAACAGGACATTATTAGCCTTGTGCCCGTACATAAG CAAGTTGCGTGCTCATCTGCAGATGGAAGGCAACTTCTAGAATCCTCTAAAACAGCTCTTGACAAGGGTAAACTTGAAGATGCTGTTAATTATGGAACCAAG GCCCTTGCCAAGCTCATAATGGTGTGTGGTCCCTATCATCGAATGACGGCTGGAGCTTATAGCCTTCTAGCTGTTGTTTTGTACCACACTGGTGATTTTAATCAG GCTACAATATATCAGCAAAAGGCCCTAGACATCAACGAGAGGGAACTTGGGCTTGATCACCCTGATACGATGAAGAGTTACGGAGACCTTGCTGTTTTCTACTATCGTTTACAACACACAGAACTGGCTCTGAA GTACGTCAAGCGTGCATTATATCTTCTACATCTTACATGCGGGCCATCTCATCCAAACACAGCTGCAACATATATTAACGTAGCCATGATGGAGGAAGGCTTGGGCAATGTGCATGTAGCTCTTAGGTACTTGCACAAAGCTTTAAAATGCAACCAGAGATTACTTGGGCCTGATCATATCCAG ACTGCTGCAAGCTACCATGCTATCGCCATTGCTCtctcgttgatggaagcttattcgTTGAGTGTTCAGCATGAGCAGACAACCTTGCAAATCCTTCGTGCAAAGCTTGGACCAGATGATCTTCGGACTCAG GATGCTGCAGCCTGGCTTGAATACTTTGAATCGAAAGTAATTGAGCAACAAGAAGCTGCCCGCAATGGAACTCGAAAACCTGATGCATCAATAGCTAGTAAAGGACACCTAAG TGTATCTGATCTTCTTGATTACATCAATCCCAACGAAGAAAACAAAGGAAGAGATTCTGAATCAGGCAAGAGGAGGTACTCAAGCATAAAG GTTTTATCACATTCGAGTGAGAATTCAAACGTAGCAAGTCCTGATATATCTCCAAGAGATTCTGCTATTGCAGTCAAAGATGAGGAAAAACAAATTAAAGAGCCGTTGCAAGATGATAGTGCTAATATCATGGATATTCCTGAAACTGAGGTTAAAGAGAGTCCTTTACCCTTGAAGGCTTCACCACCTTCTGAACAGCTGGTAGAGAGATCTGAGGTGAACATCAGTTCACCTGAGGAAGTTTTTGAAGGTGGAATACTAGAACAGGATGATGGCTGGCAGCCTGTTCAAAGACCTAAATCAGCGGCAGTTTTAGGTAAACAGATAAAGCATTACAGTGCTGCCATCAGAAGATATGACCCTGAGAATCATGCTCCAACAGATGCTTCCCAATATAAGCCAAGGAATTCCTATTCAAATAACCGTTATTACTTCTTAAAGAAGAGAACTGTCGTACCTGCAGCATACACAGATCCTCAGCAGCATATGAAAGTCCAGACATCAAGTGTCAGGTTTGGTCGTAAGACATACAAGGCTACCTACCGGGTTAAGCCAGGGACAGCATCCACGGAAGTGCAAGATACTTCTAGGATCACAGAGCAGATGAGTGGTAAAGAAGAATCCCAAATATCTTATTCACATGTACACAATCGTTCAGCAGATCTGAAAGGAAGTGAGCCACATGGACCTTGGGTTGAAAGTACTGGAAACGCACCATCATACAAAGATGTTGCATTGGCACGTCCAGGTACAATAGCCAAGACTCAAATACAAAAACCTAGAGATGATGTACTGCAACCATCACTTGGTCAAATTATCGCACAAGAAATGAAGGATTCCTTGGTAGATGCAGTTCAAGTGGACCAGAGGTCCGTCTCCTCAAGTACCAATAATTCCAAAGAGGTACACATTGTGCCAGCAGAAATGCAGCATTCAGAAAAAAGAGAAGAGTCACATAGGGAACATGAGATTGACAACACCGAGAAAGATAGTTTACCAGATAAGGTAACAGCAGATAATGAGAAACCTTCTGGCATTGGCCCTGCAGATAGTAAAACAGACACGTCCTTATTCAGTAACAAAGATCAAGAACCAACAAGTAGTGACAATTTTGGTGCTGCCACTGAGTTCTCAGATTTGGCAGTACCCACAGAAGCTGAAAAGAGTGGGAAAACTGGCATACAATTTCTTGAAGAATCTCTACCTACTAATAGTGAACCTATTACAGTCTCAGAGCATACAATAAGTATGCAGGGAGGCGTTGGAGGTGTTGAAAGTGAGAAGTCAAAGCCTGACTTGCTTCTAAGTAATATTGATATAAGAGAGATATCTAATAAGAAGCTATCTGCTGCTGCACCTCCATTCAATCCGTCTCCTCCAGCTATCCTTAGCCCAATTGCTGTAAGTGTCGGTCTCCCACCACCAGGTGCCGTTCCAAGCGGCCCTTGGCCTATGAATATCTCCATGCATCCTGGACATTCAAATATGGTGCCAAACGGTCCTCTGTGCACATCCCCACATCATTCGTACCCGCCCGCTCCTCGGTCTCCTAATCTCTTGCATCCTGTGCCATTTATTTATCCACCATATAGTCAATCGCAGATGGTTCCAAGCAGCACATTTCCCATGAACACTACTATATTTCGCCCTAACCATTATGGATGGCAACCTTATATGAGCCCAGCTGCATCTGAGTTTGTGCCTGGACCAGCATGGTCAAACAATCATCCAGTCGCTTACACCCCCAGCCCAAATGTTGCTGACACTATTTCTCAGTCAATAGCAGATTCACACGTCCTATCTGATGCAGCTGTTGTTAGTATAGGACCTTCACTGGACAGCAATATGGTTGCAGTAAAGGAGGAAATGGAGGTCCCTCTGGAGGTAGACACTGGTAATTTGATCCGCAATAATATTTTGGGAGAGGAACATGATAAAGAGTTAAAGGATGCTGTTAATGCTGCACTTAATCCTCACATGCCAGGAGACAGCATATTTGATATTGGTGGAACGAAACTGGGAGGCAGCATGAAGAATGAAGATGAGGGTAGCTTTAGGATATTTGTAAAGGGGAAAAGCAGGCGAAAGCAAACTCTGAGGATCCCGATAAGTTTGCTTAACAAGACATATAGCGCACGTTCCTTCAAGCTTGACTTCAACAGAGTAGTCAGAGAGAGTGATATCTTCAGGCCATCGGGCGTTTCTTCTGCTGAAGTAGTTTCTTCTGGCGACTGA